The following proteins are co-located in the Nomia melanderi isolate GNS246 chromosome 1, iyNomMela1, whole genome shotgun sequence genome:
- the LOC116428447 gene encoding pyridoxine/pyridoxamine 5'-phosphate oxidase — MLRRGAPMLRSSRSIPYVTKPVPVCESFSAKASQESDLSDVAKIEANLDHPVDLFKIWHEEARRHNGRAPDACCLATVSKDCRVSARNVVLREFDNDGFVIVTDGRSKKVDNIESVPRVAMCYLWCFVNEKEQKIVKQVRVEGIMKRLEREDIQHIYDREPLYCKVRSHLCHQGQEVNWEEMKQRHDEILDSVRKNETTLSMPDHFVGYKLFPTMMEFYYARDHLIGDRILYQKEEDSNGSWKHHRIAA; from the exons ATGCTTCGACGGGGCGCGCCGATGCTGCGCTCGTCGCGATCTATTCCGTACGTTACTAAACCGGTTCCTGTTTGCGAATCGTTCTCTGCGAAGGCGTCGCAGGAATCGGATCTCTCGGACGTGGCGAAGATTGAGGCGAATCTCGATCATCCGGTGGACCTTTTCAAAATCTGGCACGAAGAGGCACGAAGACACAACGGCCGAGCGCCAGACGCTTGTTGCTTGGCGACTGTCTCAAA AGACTGTCGGGTGTCCGCGAGGAACGTCGTTCTCCGGGAGTTCGACAACGACGGTTTCGTGATCGTTACGGATGGTCGTAGCAAGAAAGTCGACAATATA GAAAGCGTTCCTCGCGTCGCCATGTGTTATCTGTGGTGTTTCGTTAACGAGAAAGAACAGAAGATCGTTAAACAG GTCAGAGTCGAAGGGATCATGAAAAGACTGGAGAGGGAAGATATCCAGCACATATACGACAGAGAGCCGTTGTATTGCAAAGTTCGGTCTCATTTGTGCCACCAAGGGCAGGAAGTGAACTGGGAGGAGATGAAGCAACGACACGACGAGATACTGGATTCGGTCCGCAAAAACGAGACGACTCTATCGATGCCGGATCATTT CGTCGGCTACAAGTTGTTCCCAACGATGATGGAATTTTATTACGCGAGGGATCATTTGATAGGAGACAGAATCCTTTATCAAAAGGAAGAGGACTCGAATGGCTCTTGGAAGCACCATCGAATAGCCGCATAG
- the LOC116428457 gene encoding atrial natriuretic peptide-converting enzyme isoform X2, with protein sequence MTVAMEHKRKSSWDSKISVSTVSTRRFSRAGTPSSILSSDSDIRFTRKLGGQYRCGCCVLAAFLLFLLFSGVSIYLGYTFLTSDPPGDQIFLATFRVTEGDSFATELADPSTEAFRIRSREYRDRLNVVFRRSWLKLSFLAAEILALDGSEGGDLVVHFDVRFDPRYQTITTADVVDILSREINPETSKYLTNLTIDQQSLEVQESIKALNAQVSSQPTVSTPPPTTSAAPPPRRCSPMDLSYCKHLPYNVTSYPNVLGHGSLADVEEDVIAFRELVDAECYRLAYDFVCQVLQPACVSNQPQDLLQLPCRSFCREFWSGCGSRLPDRIKRLLDCSNFPEYADQGGCRAKPGCVQALQEKALSPRICDGVIDCPDLSDEKNCAYCRDGYMHCGVGRTCIPHTKRCDGKLDCANGSDEKDCLSLAPTIRAIKSQPLDTPHAAKYSNEGFVVFNEKGTIGKLCTANLNATLPGTEMETVLQTAASSLCNLLTYTGVEFVEIRVDDEEDVQYVHMEDPSATEITFVRAPCPSREVMYVRCSELECGVQSLRTKSGTRGLNKMAEPGDWPWHVALFKEEVHVCDATLVAENWLITTASCFQGQSKAEWSARMGTVRLSSTSPWQQERRIVGMIKSPVEGSTTVLLKLDRPLTAFSDFVRPVCLPSNQDPPANASICNTLGWARNRDLLQRVQLRHSAMERCENISIASVNSVCTEPAYSTDDCNEEEVAGSPMLCLRSDGQRWALTGVGSWRIACSKAGIERPRLYDKVSSNIAWIRSTIE encoded by the exons ATACGTTCTTAACCTCAGACCCCCCAGGCGATCAAATCTTCTTAGCTACTTTCCGAGTTACCGAGGGAGATTCGTTTGCTACGGAGCTGGCAGATCCCTCTACCGAAGCCTTTCGAATACGATCCCGAGAGTACCGTGATCGGTTGAACGTCGTCTTCCGTCGTAGCTGGTTGAAACTCTCGTTCCTCGCCGCGGAGATATTAGCGCTCGATGG ATCCGAGGGAGGCGACTTGGTCGTGCATTTCGACGTCAGATTCGACCCCCGCTACCAGACTATCACGACCGCGGACGTCGTGGATATCCTGTCGAGGGAGATTAATCCCGAAACCTCGAAATACTTGACGAATCTGACGATAGACCAGCAGAGTCTCGAGGTACAGGAAAGTATAAAAGCGCTGAACGCTCAGGTCAGCTCGCAACCTACCGTTTCGACGCCACCGCCGACCACCTCGGCGGCACCGCCGCCCAGAAGATGCAGCCCCATGGACTTGTCCTATTGCAAACATCTGCCGTACAACGTCACGTCCTACCCGAACGTGCTGGGTCACGGTTCCTTGGCCGACGTGGAAGAGGATGTGATCGCTTTCAG GGAACTGGTCGACGCGGAATGCTACCGACTGGCGTACGACTTCGTCTGCCAAGTCCTCCAACCGGCGTGCGTCTCGAATCAACCGCAAGACCTGCTGCAGTTGCCGTGCAGGAGCTTCTGCAGGGAGTTCTGGAGCGGATGCGGCAGCCGACTCCCGGATAGAATCAAACGGTTACTGGACTGCTCGAATTTCCCGGAGTACGCGGACCAAGGCGGCTGCAGAGCGAAACCAG GATGCGTGCAAGCGCTTCAAGAGAAAGCATTGTCCCCGAGAATTTGCGACGGCGTGATCGACTGCCCTGACCTTTCGGACGAAAAGAACTGCGCTTATTGTCGCGACGGTTACATGCACTGCGGCGTAGGTAGAACGTGCATTCCGCATACCAAGAGATGCGATGGAAAACTGGACTGCGCGAACGGCAGCGACGAGAAGGATTGCC TGTCCCTGGCGCCGACGATCCGAGCCATCAAGTCTCAGCCCCTGGACACCCCGCACGCCGCCAAGTACAGCAACGAGGGTTTCGTGGTGTTCAACGAGAAAGGTACCATCGGCAAACTCTGCACCGCGAACCTGAACGCGACGCTGCCTGGGACGGAAATGGAGACCGTTCTCCAAACTGCGGCCAGCTCGCTGTGCAACTTGTTGACGTACAC GGGCGTCGAATTCGTGGAGATCAGAGTCGACGACGAAGAGGACGTCCAATACGTGCACATGGAGGATCCATCAGCCACGGAGATCACGTTTGTCAGAGCTCCTTGTCCGAGCAGGGAAGTCATGTACGTCCGGTGCTCCGAACTTG AGTGCGGCGTGCAATCCTTGCGTACGAAGAGTGGCACCCGCGGTCTGAACAAAATGGCGGAGCCGGGCGACTGGCCTTGGCACGTGGCTCTGTTCAAAGAAGAGGTGCACGTCTGCGACGCCACGCTCGTCGCGGAGAACTGGTTGATCACCACTGCGTCCTGTTTCCAAGG TCAGTCGAAAGCGGAATGGTCCGCGAGAATGGGCACCGTCCGACTCTCGAGCACGTCGCCGTGGCAGCAGGAGCGCAGGATCGTGGGAATGATCAAATCGCCGGTGGAAGGAAGCACGACGGTCTTGTTGAAGCTGGATCGGCCGTTGACCGCATTCTCGGATTTTGTGAGGCCAGTGTGTCTACCGTCGAATCAGGATCCGCCGGCGAACGCGTCCATCTGCAACACTCTCGGCTGGGCTAGGAATC GCGACCTGCTGCAGAGAGTACAGCTTAGGCACAGCGCGATGGAGAGGTGTGAAAATATTAGCATCGCCTCGGTGAACAGCGTCTGCACCGAACCTGCCTATTCTACTGACGATTGCAAC GAGGAAGAAGTCGCCGGCAGTCCTATGTTGTGTCTTCGCTCGGACGGTCAAAGATGGGCATTGACGGGGGTCGGAAGTTGGCGTATCGCCTGCTCGAAAGCCGGCATCGAAAGGCCCCGACTGTACGACAAAGTATCGTCGAACATCGCTTGGATACGATCCACGATCGAGTGA
- the LOC116428457 gene encoding atrial natriuretic peptide-converting enzyme isoform X3: MPHRQPVSDFRIFEKDTFLTSDPPGDQIFLATFRVTEGDSFATELADPSTEAFRIRSREYRDRLNVVFRRSWLKLSFLAAEILALDGSEGGDLVVHFDVRFDPRYQTITTADVVDILSREINPETSKYLTNLTIDQQSLEVQESIKALNAQVSSQPTVSTPPPTTSAAPPPRRCSPMDLSYCKHLPYNVTSYPNVLGHGSLADVEEDVIAFRELVDAECYRLAYDFVCQVLQPACVSNQPQDLLQLPCRSFCREFWSGCGSRLPDRIKRLLDCSNFPEYADQGGCRAKPGCVQALQEKALSPRICDGVIDCPDLSDEKNCAYCRDGYMHCGVGRTCIPHTKRCDGKLDCANGSDEKDCRKYCPPRAKARLDFPVSAYPNDSTASSVPGADDPSHQVSAPGHPARRQVQQRGFRGVQRERYHRQTLHREPERDAAWDGNGDRSPNCGQLAVQLVDVHGRRIRGDQSRRRRGRPIRAHGGSISHGDHVCQSSLSEQGSHVRPVLRTWYGNAELQEFLIDWNLSRTAGSFTRCFCLECGVQSLRTKSGTRGLNKMAEPGDWPWHVALFKEEVHVCDATLVAENWLITTASCFQGQSKAEWSARMGTVRLSSTSPWQQERRIVGMIKSPVEGSTTVLLKLDRPLTAFSDFVRPVCLPSNQDPPANASICNTLGWARNRDLLQRVQLRHSAMERCENISIASVNSVCTEPAYSTDDCNEEEVAGSPMLCLRSDGQRWALTGVGSWRIACSKAGIERPRLYDKVSSNIAWIRSTIE; the protein is encoded by the exons CGACAACCGGTTTCGgattttcgaatatttgaaaagg ATACGTTCTTAACCTCAGACCCCCCAGGCGATCAAATCTTCTTAGCTACTTTCCGAGTTACCGAGGGAGATTCGTTTGCTACGGAGCTGGCAGATCCCTCTACCGAAGCCTTTCGAATACGATCCCGAGAGTACCGTGATCGGTTGAACGTCGTCTTCCGTCGTAGCTGGTTGAAACTCTCGTTCCTCGCCGCGGAGATATTAGCGCTCGATGG ATCCGAGGGAGGCGACTTGGTCGTGCATTTCGACGTCAGATTCGACCCCCGCTACCAGACTATCACGACCGCGGACGTCGTGGATATCCTGTCGAGGGAGATTAATCCCGAAACCTCGAAATACTTGACGAATCTGACGATAGACCAGCAGAGTCTCGAGGTACAGGAAAGTATAAAAGCGCTGAACGCTCAGGTCAGCTCGCAACCTACCGTTTCGACGCCACCGCCGACCACCTCGGCGGCACCGCCGCCCAGAAGATGCAGCCCCATGGACTTGTCCTATTGCAAACATCTGCCGTACAACGTCACGTCCTACCCGAACGTGCTGGGTCACGGTTCCTTGGCCGACGTGGAAGAGGATGTGATCGCTTTCAG GGAACTGGTCGACGCGGAATGCTACCGACTGGCGTACGACTTCGTCTGCCAAGTCCTCCAACCGGCGTGCGTCTCGAATCAACCGCAAGACCTGCTGCAGTTGCCGTGCAGGAGCTTCTGCAGGGAGTTCTGGAGCGGATGCGGCAGCCGACTCCCGGATAGAATCAAACGGTTACTGGACTGCTCGAATTTCCCGGAGTACGCGGACCAAGGCGGCTGCAGAGCGAAACCAG GATGCGTGCAAGCGCTTCAAGAGAAAGCATTGTCCCCGAGAATTTGCGACGGCGTGATCGACTGCCCTGACCTTTCGGACGAAAAGAACTGCGCTTATTGTCGCGACGGTTACATGCACTGCGGCGTAGGTAGAACGTGCATTCCGCATACCAAGAGATGCGATGGAAAACTGGACTGCGCGAACGGCAGCGACGAGAAGGATTGCCGTAAGTATTGTCCGCCGCGAGCGAAGGCGCGGTTGGATTTCCCTGTTTCTGCATACCCGAACGATTCGACTGCGAGCAGTGTCCCTGGCGCCGACGATCCGAGCCATCAAGTCTCAGCCCCTGGACACCCCGCACGCCGCCAAGTACAGCAACGAGGGTTTCGTGGTGTTCAACGAGAAAGGTACCATCGGCAAACTCTGCACCGCGAACCTGAACGCGACGCTGCCTGGGACGGAAATGGAGACCGTTCTCCAAACTGCGGCCAGCTCGCTGTGCAACTTGTTGACGTACAC GGGCGTCGAATTCGTGGAGATCAGAGTCGACGACGAAGAGGACGTCCAATACGTGCACATGGAGGATCCATCAGCCACGGAGATCACGTTTGTCAGAGCTCCTTGTCCGAGCAGGGAAGTCATGTACGTCCGGTGCTCCGAACTTGGTACGGAAACGCTGAACTACAAGAATTTCTGATCGATTGGAATCTATCTCGTACCGCTGGAAGTTTCACGCGATGTTTTTGCCTAGAGTGCGGCGTGCAATCCTTGCGTACGAAGAGTGGCACCCGCGGTCTGAACAAAATGGCGGAGCCGGGCGACTGGCCTTGGCACGTGGCTCTGTTCAAAGAAGAGGTGCACGTCTGCGACGCCACGCTCGTCGCGGAGAACTGGTTGATCACCACTGCGTCCTGTTTCCAAGG TCAGTCGAAAGCGGAATGGTCCGCGAGAATGGGCACCGTCCGACTCTCGAGCACGTCGCCGTGGCAGCAGGAGCGCAGGATCGTGGGAATGATCAAATCGCCGGTGGAAGGAAGCACGACGGTCTTGTTGAAGCTGGATCGGCCGTTGACCGCATTCTCGGATTTTGTGAGGCCAGTGTGTCTACCGTCGAATCAGGATCCGCCGGCGAACGCGTCCATCTGCAACACTCTCGGCTGGGCTAGGAATC GCGACCTGCTGCAGAGAGTACAGCTTAGGCACAGCGCGATGGAGAGGTGTGAAAATATTAGCATCGCCTCGGTGAACAGCGTCTGCACCGAACCTGCCTATTCTACTGACGATTGCAAC GAGGAAGAAGTCGCCGGCAGTCCTATGTTGTGTCTTCGCTCGGACGGTCAAAGATGGGCATTGACGGGGGTCGGAAGTTGGCGTATCGCCTGCTCGAAAGCCGGCATCGAAAGGCCCCGACTGTACGACAAAGTATCGTCGAACATCGCTTGGATACGATCCACGATCGAGTGA
- the LOC116428455 gene encoding uncharacterized protein LOC116428455, translating to MGSSGSKGKKGLREKKHTQASHDSDYEDIELLLLRKTIQRDPEGFVLNNLMLCVQFFKNYEEIEAVKGTLVSTLEVELNKRMPPQKHVLLPDVLQECVARNVGFTSTRQTFRPITEPLLPVRIYTVHDNVDITEDNLLPHYSSMNDSIMYNMLLQTTEHEGYIQLQLVEESGLSTNGSKEDDLSSIAEDDDEFYSDGDSVYCVKPRNDLMIAQRSRQRTPIASINGSMNGSSRSLPNLLAEDEILYEERRALSNSNRNLRNVAETDYENASSSHEKQRNLNKKSSFREEPVKGDRRRYEKHSPRVKTLGSANQSHSSSISSGYRSDNYAMDSDSSYNPTQNSRLERSSTDEGIEENCIMTGKLPSRCFKRVTYTADGKIYDPQDEKKPLLNSRQRRIKQVLNRHNYDVSYISSTMFMAHFKKMFRQRLAACLGLDRESVQELKSMGCVIHCDRVFFSKTSTHSRVVQYEIVPAFWLQWPECAQEWLDRPRSTWPDYDDIEKIKTSGCYVVPEGFMSRDNKNPSKDIEWQLIFPAAERYLETCMTWTQTQVYLVALMLHKTFMRPISDSLYGLTTGQIKHKLFWLIEENDRPSKWPGTRMGDCLMTLLNSLYYSTSLNEPTLRDYFVRGRNLFQWAQNGHLLYTQKQLKRIIENPVMYVIYALQNIRYGDNFFPRLDFEMLVQILTEDTLALINPALRTQVPKSMPQSNQDAARQDEKYHRTSFWDNAKKQEMKHTARVVNNKTLICRRNPTDSIVEISIRCAELEDTRLCVLLDFFIRHFIRIAERCNQYGAGRQKTLYLDHADRLSIILFEHQAYKDDARSYRDKIKVLRKKNLGTRSQSDAPETPKRNPESAMFAAPLRNRFRRTSVETSRSAQSNETLSGTEDVQSKRSDQSTADQRNTTKVMVHGTEKEDSVEQASTSTTSPQVLPVKKAKDRSGQVVKFVESSDSETNDSTFI from the exons ATGGGAAGTTCCGGGTCGAAGGGCAAGAAGGGGTTGCGAGAGAAAAAGCACACGCAAGCGTCACACGACAGTGACTACGAGGACATAGAGCTGCTTCTGCTTAGGAAAACGATTCAGAGGGACCCGGAGGGCTTCGTGCTGAACAATCTAATGCTATGCGTCCAGTTCTTCAAGAATTACGA GGAAATCGAAGCGGTGAAGGGGACTTTAGTGTCGACGCTCGAGGTGGAGCTGAACAAACGCATGCCACCGCAGAAGCATGTTCTCCTACCGGACGTTCTCCAAGAATGCGTCGCGAGGAACGTCGGATTCACGTCGACGAGGCAGACGTTTCGTCCTATCACCGAGCCACTGCTGCCGGTACGAATTTACACGGTCCACGACAACGTCGACATCACAGAAGACAACTTGCTGCCGCACTACAGCAGCATGAACGATTCGATCATGTACAATATGCTGCTGCAAACCACGGAGCACGAAG GGTACATTCAGCTGCAGCTTGTCGAAGAATCCGGACTGTCGACGAACGGTTCAAAGGAAGATGATCTGTCGTCGATCgcggaggacgacgacgaattCTACAGTGACGGCGACAGCGTGTACTGTGTGAAGCCGCGCAACGACCTGATGATAGCCCAACGATCGCGACAAAGGACACCGATAGCGTCCATAAACGGATCCATGAACGGGTCCAGCAGGTCGTTGCCTAACCTGCTCGCAGAGGATGAAATCCTGTACGAGGAGAGGCGAGCGCTCAGTAACTCGAATCGTAACTTGCGAAACGTCGCCGAGACCGATTACGAGAACGCCTCCTCCTCCCACGAGAAGCAACGGAACCTTAATAAAAAATCATCGTTCAGGGAAGAACCGGTGAAAGGAGACCGTCGCCGGTACGAGAAACACTCGCCGCGAGTGAAGACGCTAGGGTCCGCCAATCAGAGTCATTCCAGTAGCATAAGCTCCGGTTATCGGTCCGATAATTATGCGATGGACAGCGATAGTAGTTACAATCCCACCCAAAATTCCAGGCTCGAACGAAGTTCGACCGACGAGGGGATAGAGGAAAATTGTATAATGACCGGCAAGTTGCCGAGTCGTTGCTTCAAGCGAGTCACGTACACGGCGGACGGGAAAATTTACGATCCGCAGGATGAGAAGAAACCTTTGTTGAACAGCAGACAACGGAGGATCAAGCAGGTTCTGAATCGTCACAATTACGATGTGAGTTACATCAGCAGCACCATGTTCATGGCGCACTTCAAGAAGATGTTTCGGCAACGATTGGCCGCCTGCCTAGGCCTCGATCGGGAATCCGTGCAGGAATTGAAATCCATGGGATGCGTGATCCACTGCGACAGAGTTTTCTTCTCGAAAACTTCCACGCACAGCCGGGTCGTGCAGTACGAGATCGTGCCGGCCTTTTGGTTGCAGTGGCCTGAGTGCGCTCAGGAATGGCTGGACCGACCGCGGAGCACATGGCCCGACTACGATGACATCGAGAAGATCAAAACCTCCGGATGTTACGTGGTCCCGGAGGGATTCATGTCGAGAGACAATAAGAACCCTAGCAAGGACATCGAGTGGCAGCTGATCTTCCCGGCCGCGGAACGGTACCTCGAAACTTGTATGACCTGGACTCAAACGCAGGTCTATTTGGTCGCGCTGATGCTGCACAAGACTTTTATGAGACCGATCTCGGACAGCCTGTATGGCCTGACGACCGGTCAGATCAAGCACAAGCTTTTCTGGTTGATAGAGGAAAACGATAGACCGTCCAAGTGGCCTGGCACCAGAATGGGCGATTGTTTGATGACATTGCTCAATTCCCTTTACTACAGCACGAGCCTAAACGAGCCGACGCTCAGGGATTACTTCGTCAGAGGCAGGAATCTGTTTCAGTGGGCCCAGAACGGCCACCTGCTCTACACACAGAAACAACTGAAACGTATCATCGAGAACCCGGTGATGTACGTCATCTACGCACTGCAGAACATTCGATACGGCGATAACTTCTTCCCGCGATTAGATTTCGAGATGCTGGTGCAAATATTAACGGAGGACACGCTGGCTCTGATCAATCCAGCGCTTAGAACGCAAGTCCCTAAGTCGATGCCGCAATCGAATCAAGACGCTGCTAGGCAGGACGAGAAATATCATAGAACTTCGTTCTGGGACAACGCCAAGAAACAAGAAATGAAACACACCGCTCGGGTGGTCAACAATAAAACGCTGATCTGTCGACGCAACCCTACGGATTCTATCGTCGAAATCTCG ATACGCTGTGCCGAGTTGGAGGATACGAGATTATGCGTTCTACTAGACTTCTTCATACGACACTTCATTAGAATAGCCGAGCGATGCAATCAGTACGGAGCTGGTCGACAAAAAACACTCTACCTCGATCACGCCGATCGTTTGTCCATCATCCTCTTCGAACACCAAGCGTACAAGGACGACGCTAGAAGTTATCGCGACAAGATCAAAGTTCTCCGAAAGAAGAACCTTGGCACACGCTCTCAAAGCGACGCGCCCGAAACACCGAAGAGAAATCCGGAATCGGCGATGTTCGCAGCACCGTTGAGAAATCGTTTTAGGAGAACGTCTGTGGAGACGTCTAGGTCTGCGCAGAGCAATGAAACGTTGTCGGGTACGGAGGACGTGCAATCGAAACGGTCGGATCAAAGTACCGCCGACCAACGGAACACCACGAAAGTGATGGTGCACGGAACAGAGAAAGAAGATTCGGTAGAGCAGGCTTCGACCAGTACTACGTCGCCTCAGGTTTTACCGGTGAAGAAAGCGAAAGATAGGTCTGGCCAGGTTGTCAAGTTTGTAGAATCGAGCGACTCTGAGACGAATGATTCTACATTTATATAA
- the LOC116428457 gene encoding atrial natriuretic peptide-converting enzyme isoform X1, producing the protein MTVAMEHKRKSSWDSKISVSTVSTRRFSRAGTPSSILSSDSDIRFTRKLGGQYRCGCCVLAAFLLFLLFSGVSIYLGYTFLTSDPPGDQIFLATFRVTEGDSFATELADPSTEAFRIRSREYRDRLNVVFRRSWLKLSFLAAEILALDGSEGGDLVVHFDVRFDPRYQTITTADVVDILSREINPETSKYLTNLTIDQQSLEVQESIKALNAQVSSQPTVSTPPPTTSAAPPPRRCSPMDLSYCKHLPYNVTSYPNVLGHGSLADVEEDVIAFRELVDAECYRLAYDFVCQVLQPACVSNQPQDLLQLPCRSFCREFWSGCGSRLPDRIKRLLDCSNFPEYADQGGCRAKPGCVQALQEKALSPRICDGVIDCPDLSDEKNCAYCRDGYMHCGVGRTCIPHTKRCDGKLDCANGSDEKDCRKYCPPRAKARLDFPVSAYPNDSTASSVPGADDPSHQVSAPGHPARRQVQQRGFRGVQRERYHRQTLHREPERDAAWDGNGDRSPNCGQLAVQLVDVHGRRIRGDQSRRRRGRPIRAHGGSISHGDHVCQSSLSEQGSHVRPVLRTWYGNAELQEFLIDWNLSRTAGSFTRCFCLECGVQSLRTKSGTRGLNKMAEPGDWPWHVALFKEEVHVCDATLVAENWLITTASCFQGQSKAEWSARMGTVRLSSTSPWQQERRIVGMIKSPVEGSTTVLLKLDRPLTAFSDFVRPVCLPSNQDPPANASICNTLGWARNRDLLQRVQLRHSAMERCENISIASVNSVCTEPAYSTDDCNEEEVAGSPMLCLRSDGQRWALTGVGSWRIACSKAGIERPRLYDKVSSNIAWIRSTIE; encoded by the exons ATACGTTCTTAACCTCAGACCCCCCAGGCGATCAAATCTTCTTAGCTACTTTCCGAGTTACCGAGGGAGATTCGTTTGCTACGGAGCTGGCAGATCCCTCTACCGAAGCCTTTCGAATACGATCCCGAGAGTACCGTGATCGGTTGAACGTCGTCTTCCGTCGTAGCTGGTTGAAACTCTCGTTCCTCGCCGCGGAGATATTAGCGCTCGATGG ATCCGAGGGAGGCGACTTGGTCGTGCATTTCGACGTCAGATTCGACCCCCGCTACCAGACTATCACGACCGCGGACGTCGTGGATATCCTGTCGAGGGAGATTAATCCCGAAACCTCGAAATACTTGACGAATCTGACGATAGACCAGCAGAGTCTCGAGGTACAGGAAAGTATAAAAGCGCTGAACGCTCAGGTCAGCTCGCAACCTACCGTTTCGACGCCACCGCCGACCACCTCGGCGGCACCGCCGCCCAGAAGATGCAGCCCCATGGACTTGTCCTATTGCAAACATCTGCCGTACAACGTCACGTCCTACCCGAACGTGCTGGGTCACGGTTCCTTGGCCGACGTGGAAGAGGATGTGATCGCTTTCAG GGAACTGGTCGACGCGGAATGCTACCGACTGGCGTACGACTTCGTCTGCCAAGTCCTCCAACCGGCGTGCGTCTCGAATCAACCGCAAGACCTGCTGCAGTTGCCGTGCAGGAGCTTCTGCAGGGAGTTCTGGAGCGGATGCGGCAGCCGACTCCCGGATAGAATCAAACGGTTACTGGACTGCTCGAATTTCCCGGAGTACGCGGACCAAGGCGGCTGCAGAGCGAAACCAG GATGCGTGCAAGCGCTTCAAGAGAAAGCATTGTCCCCGAGAATTTGCGACGGCGTGATCGACTGCCCTGACCTTTCGGACGAAAAGAACTGCGCTTATTGTCGCGACGGTTACATGCACTGCGGCGTAGGTAGAACGTGCATTCCGCATACCAAGAGATGCGATGGAAAACTGGACTGCGCGAACGGCAGCGACGAGAAGGATTGCCGTAAGTATTGTCCGCCGCGAGCGAAGGCGCGGTTGGATTTCCCTGTTTCTGCATACCCGAACGATTCGACTGCGAGCAGTGTCCCTGGCGCCGACGATCCGAGCCATCAAGTCTCAGCCCCTGGACACCCCGCACGCCGCCAAGTACAGCAACGAGGGTTTCGTGGTGTTCAACGAGAAAGGTACCATCGGCAAACTCTGCACCGCGAACCTGAACGCGACGCTGCCTGGGACGGAAATGGAGACCGTTCTCCAAACTGCGGCCAGCTCGCTGTGCAACTTGTTGACGTACAC GGGCGTCGAATTCGTGGAGATCAGAGTCGACGACGAAGAGGACGTCCAATACGTGCACATGGAGGATCCATCAGCCACGGAGATCACGTTTGTCAGAGCTCCTTGTCCGAGCAGGGAAGTCATGTACGTCCGGTGCTCCGAACTTGGTACGGAAACGCTGAACTACAAGAATTTCTGATCGATTGGAATCTATCTCGTACCGCTGGAAGTTTCACGCGATGTTTTTGCCTAGAGTGCGGCGTGCAATCCTTGCGTACGAAGAGTGGCACCCGCGGTCTGAACAAAATGGCGGAGCCGGGCGACTGGCCTTGGCACGTGGCTCTGTTCAAAGAAGAGGTGCACGTCTGCGACGCCACGCTCGTCGCGGAGAACTGGTTGATCACCACTGCGTCCTGTTTCCAAGG TCAGTCGAAAGCGGAATGGTCCGCGAGAATGGGCACCGTCCGACTCTCGAGCACGTCGCCGTGGCAGCAGGAGCGCAGGATCGTGGGAATGATCAAATCGCCGGTGGAAGGAAGCACGACGGTCTTGTTGAAGCTGGATCGGCCGTTGACCGCATTCTCGGATTTTGTGAGGCCAGTGTGTCTACCGTCGAATCAGGATCCGCCGGCGAACGCGTCCATCTGCAACACTCTCGGCTGGGCTAGGAATC GCGACCTGCTGCAGAGAGTACAGCTTAGGCACAGCGCGATGGAGAGGTGTGAAAATATTAGCATCGCCTCGGTGAACAGCGTCTGCACCGAACCTGCCTATTCTACTGACGATTGCAAC GAGGAAGAAGTCGCCGGCAGTCCTATGTTGTGTCTTCGCTCGGACGGTCAAAGATGGGCATTGACGGGGGTCGGAAGTTGGCGTATCGCCTGCTCGAAAGCCGGCATCGAAAGGCCCCGACTGTACGACAAAGTATCGTCGAACATCGCTTGGATACGATCCACGATCGAGTGA